In the Thermogemmatispora onikobensis genome, CCGCTGGGCGACGTGACGACGCTGGAGGGATAGCTGCACCTCTGCCTGAACGCCAACAGTTCGGGGATAAGCTGATCCGAGCAGGCAGAATCGCCCTCTAAAGAAGAGCGACCGGGTACGATCGTAACACTACCCGGTCGCTCTTCTTTCCCCGACGGTGGTGGGGCGGCACCTGGCTAATCTGCAGCAGGTGGCTCGGGTACGCCCAGTCCCGGCGCACGCAGTTCGGAAGTGGTGGCTTCGGGATAGTAGCGCTGCAAGAGTTCCAGGCCAATGCTGGCCCGCCGCACACGCTCGCGCGAGAGGGCGACCACGGTGGCCTCCAGATGACTGCCACTAGGATAGACATCGGGGGCGTTGCGCAGGCCAAATTTGAGGTAAACCGGGGCGGCCACCCGCACTAGCTCGGCAATTTCGTAGTGACGCACGAAGCCACCGAAGTCGTCGGGAGCTTCGACATAGACATCCAGCGGCATGTCGGTCGCTTGCCGGATGGCCGCCAGCTGCGCGAGCGAGAGATCGGTTGGCGTGTTCAAGGTAGTGCCACCAAGCTGCTCCATGACACGCGCCGCCGCCGGGTTCGCGGTGCCGATCTGGACGGAGAGCTTGAAGACGAAGTCCGGAGGTAGCTCGCCAGCCTTCTTCATTTCCCCAGCAACCCACAGCAGGCCCTCGTCAGCTACCAGCACCGAGCGGATGCCCAGGCGAGCGGCACGACGGATGTCTTCCAGGGCGTAGAGGAGCTGGTCCATGCCGCGCTGTCTGGCTCCGAGATTCCGTCCTGAACGACTCACGAACTGGGCCCCTGTGTCCCAGCCGGCCCGCGGCCCAACAAAGAGGCTGACCTCAATGCCCATCTCATGCCCCAGATGGGCCATCGCCCGAATTTCGTCGCTGCGCAGCAACATGATGCCGCTCCCCTGCGAGATCCGATGGATACGCACCCCATATTCAAGGGCCGCCTGGCGCACGGCCTCCAGGGCCGCCGGTCCCTCAACACTGGGAATTTCAACACGATACTGGGCCCCGTCGGGGAAACGCTTGGAGGAGGTGGGCAGGTCGTGGGCGTCTCCCGTCGGCAGACCCAGCCGCCGCAAGAAGGCGCGCGTCTCCTGCATCAACTCAGCCATTGTTCTCCGCTCCTGTCTTGTACTGCTCGCTCTCTCTATCAGACAGATGAGATTGCTGGCCTCCTGCTTCCTGCTCTGTTGCCTCGGCCTATCCCGGCCCATTATTCGGAGAGGCCGCGCAACGGGAGGCCCTCCCAGGCTCGCCGCAGCTCGCCACCAGGATCGTTCACAAGGCGACAGGTGAGATCAAAGATCATTGTGGCCCGCTGCTCGGGGGTGTACGCAGGCCAGTCCGGCAAACCAGGGGCCGCGGGCAGGCCGTCGCGCGCGAAGGCCAGCCAGGCGCCGCTCATCCTGGCGGCCAACTCCTGCAGCTCTGGCTGCAGGCCCTCGGCGGCGCCCAGGAAACGCCGCGCCGGTTCCAGGTTGTCGAAGACAAAGGGGATCTCCAGGGCGTGACAGGATTTGAGCTTGCCATCGAGGATCGGAGTCTCCCAGGTGAAGAGATACATGTAAACGGGCGCCGCACCCTGGGCTGCTTTACGCTCGGCCAGACGAATGGAGTTGATGCGCATCATGGCATCGCTCAGGAGAGCCACATACCGCTCCGCCGGCCTCCAGTCGGGATAGGCACCAGCATACGCCGCCAGCAGGCGCTCAGCAGCTTCTTTGTCCCTGAGCAGCAGCTGGACCCGCTGCCGTAGCCCATCCTCGTCAAGGGCGCCAAGCTGAGCGTCTCCCAGCAGGAAGAGGGTCGCTTCGTCTTTATTGGTGCCAATGATGAGCGGGACTTGCGCCGAGATGGCCGGCGCCTGGGGATCAAAGGGATGCTGCGGCAGAATCTGGCCATCGACCACCGGTCCCCAGGGACCAAGAGCATTGGGATTGACGGCGTCGTTGACTTCGATGATGCGCTGCGTTGGGATCTCGTGCAGCTGCTCTCTGTTGGCAGGCGAGATGCCGAGCGCCTGAAGCAGGCGCTCGGCGCGCTCGGTGGCCTTCCCGCGCGTGGCTATGCGCTGAGCCGGCCCGCTTTGGACAATGGCGCGATGAAAGAGGCCAGCGGCAGACGGCATGGCCATCAGGACGCAAACCTTGGCACCGCCACCCGATTCGCCGAAGATGGTAACGTTCTGCGGATCACCGCCAAAGGCTTCAATGTTGTCCCGCACCCACTCCAGAGCCGCGACGAGATCGAGCATGCCGACGTTGCCAGACTCGGCGTAGTCATCACCAAGCAGGTCAGCCAGATGCAGGTAGCCAAACGGCCCCAGCCGGTGATTGACAGTGACGACCACAACATCGCCGCGCCGCGCGAGATTGGTGCCGCGATAGAAGGCTGCCGAGCCAGAACCCATGCTGAAGCCGCCACCGTGACACCAGAAGAGCACAGGACGCTTGCGGCCATCAGCGACCGCCGGCGTCCAGACGTTCAGGAAGAGGCAGTCCTCGCTCTCTTCTTCGCGCCCGCCCTCGCCAATGATAGCCCGTAGGCGCTTCATCCCTTCGGGCGGCTGCGGACAGGCCGGGCCATACTTGAGGGCATCACGGACCCCAGCCCAGGGTTCCGGCTTCGTCGGCGGGCGGAAGCGGTTGCGCCCCCCCGTCGGCCCGCCATAGGGAATGCCCTTGAAGGTTGCGATGTCATGGATGGTGGTTCCTCTGACTTTCCCGGCAGAGGTTTCGACAATGAGATCAGCCATCGCTTCATTGCTCCCTTTCGTTGTCTGGCAATGTGCTCTCGCTAAGCTGCGCTCTTTTCTTCCCGTCTCGGCTCTCTGGTCTCTGGCCTCTGGCCTGACATGAGTCAAGCCAACCTGACAGGCGTTGCTCCCCCTTCTCTTCATCACTCACTCAATCAAAGGACAGCGATCGTATTGCCATTGTCCCCCATCAGGGGCAGGCAAAGAGAGGCCGGAGCAGCACGCTTGTTTGAGAGGGGCTGACTGGGTAGTAAGAGGTAGCGAAGATGGATGCATTGAGTAGGGGTACTTGTCTGATGTACCATTAGAACATGCCGACCTCTCATCTTCTGACGACTGTCATGCGGTGTGGTAGCCCTGCCACAGGAACTATACGTTACGTGGCCATTGAACGTCAAGCCGCGTCAAGAAATGGAGGAAGGTCATGGAGATTGTACCTGGCATTCACCGCCAGGAAGCCTACATCGGCAAGAAGCTGATGGCCCATCACTTGATCGTTGGCGAGCGCTCGCTGCTGGTCGACGCAGGTACGCCCGAGCTGGCTCGCGAGGTGCTGATTCCCTGGCTCGCGGAGCAGCTAGGCGATCCCGCCCGCCTGGATATGATCCTGGTGACGCATGGCGATGTCGACCACTTCGGCGGCCTGGAGACGCTGCGCGCCGCCTGCCCACGAGCGTTGACGCTGGTGCCCGCTCTCGATCGGCGCTGGATCGAGGACACAGAGGCAATCTTCCGCGAGCGCTACGATGCCTACCATGCCGATCACGGCCTGACCTATGCCCCGGAGATGACGCAGATGCTGCGCTCCTGGCAAGGAAAGCCGATTCCAACAGCGCTCGGCCTGACCGGCGGTGAGGACATCCGTTGCGGGCCTGAGCTGGTGCTCCAGGTGCTCCACGTGCCCGGCCATACGCCAGGCCATCTGATGCTGTGGGAACCCCGCCGGCGCGTGGCAATTATCGGCGATGCCCTCAATGGCGCTACCCAGATCGATCGCGATGGTGCTCCGACGGCTCCTCCTCCCTATACCGATCGTGATATCTATCTGACCTCGATCCAGACGATCGCTTCGCTGCAACCAGCGCTCCTGCTCACCGGCCATTTCCCTATCATGCGCGACCAGGAAGTGACCACCTTTCTGCAGGCGAGCCGCGATTTTGTGCTGCGCACCGACGCTGTGCTGGCACGCCTGCTGGCCGAGGCGACGGAGCCCTTGACGCTCGCTCGTTTGATTGAGCTGACTGACCCCGTGCTCGGCCCCTTTGGCTTTCCACCCGACCTGGAGTATGCCCTGGAGGCGCATATGCGCTGGCTGGAGCGCTACGGGCGCGTGCGCCGCCTTCAGCACGAAGGGGTTGTCGCCTGGGAGGCCGTTCGAGACTGAGTCTCGGGCGTTGCCCCTTTTCCGAGCGCGCTTCCCCGCCACCGCATGACAGAAGCGAGAGCAGAGAGAGCGAGCAAAGGAGCTACTCTGATAAGGAAGAGGAGCAAAGCTATGGGAGTGCTTTCCGGTCGCCTGGCGTTGGTCACCGGTGCCGGGATGGGCATCGGCCAGGGCATTGCCGTCGAGCTGGCGCGCCAGGGCGCCAGCGTTGGTATCCACTATGCTCACAGCGAAGAGGGCGCCCGCGAAACGCTGGCGCGCATTGAAGCACTGGGCGGCAAAGCGGTCGCCGTCAAGGGCAATCTGGCCCACGTAGCCGACTGCCGCCGCGTCGTCGATGAGGCTGCTGAGGCCCTGGGCGGCCTCGACATTTTGGTCAATAACGCAGGGGTCACTCGCGCCGATGATTTCCTCAAAATCAGCGAAGAGACCTACAATGAGGTCTTCGACCTCAATATGCGTGGCTACTTCTTCTGCGCTCAACAGGCCGTGCAGTACATGCTCAAGCGCGGCGGTGGCTCAATCGTGAACATCACTTCGATTCATGGCTACGCCGGCTTTCCCCGCCATTCAGCCTACGCTGCTACCAAGGGGGCCATCATCGCCTTCACACGTGAGCTGGCCATCGAACTGGCCCCCCAGCGTATTCGCGTCAACGCTGTCGGCCCCGGCATCATCGAGGTACCGCGCTATTTCGCCATCCCGGGCTACACCCGCGAGCTGGGCAATACCCTGGTGCCCTGGGGGCGCGTCGGCCACCCCGAAGATATCGGGCCAGCAGTTGCCTTCCTCGTCTCGGACGCCGCCGAATTCATCACCGGCCAGGTGCTCTATGTCGATGGCGGCACTACCGCCCGTATGGGGCTGTGGTGGGATCAGGGGGATACCCCTCAGTAGCTGATTGAGTCGGGATTTTCAGCGCTGGTACCCAATGCGGAACAACCGCAGGCACCAGCGCTGAAGGGCGGAGAAAGACAGACGGTCAGGCAGGCCGTTACCCTCTCTGCCTTGTCTGATCCGTGCCCGGCCTGCCCGCGAGAAGCGCTCATGGAATAAAGCCCACTTACTGGCGCTTCCTTCGATGGCAAGCCACCCCAGCTGCAGAGTCGAAGATTGAAGAGATGGCATTTTTACAAAAAGTGCCCTATAGTTCATAGAGGGGAGAGAAAGACAGCCAGCAGAACTTGCTGAACCATTCAGCGCGACCGAGGGCTGACCCCTCGTCCCCAGCCTGACCCACTTACTGATGATTCCAGGATAGCAGGAGAGACAGGAGAGACAGGAGAGCATGACCCGTAACGACACAGAGCCGCAGTCAACTACCCAAGTGGAAGAGCAGCAGCCTGCGACTGCGACTGCGGCAACGACGGCGCCTGCTATTGATGCTCAGGCCGCGACCATTATCGGTTGGATTCTCCAGGGCGGCGTCCTGGTGAGCGCCGCCGTTATTTTAGCTGGGGTTGTCTGGCTCTTTCTGCAGCCCGGCAGCCCATCCACGACAAGTGTGACGCGCTTTCCTCACTCGCTCCCCGCCTTGATGAGCGACTTGCTCCAATGGCAAGCTCCCGCGCTCATTGTGCTCGGTCTGGTCTTGTTGATCGCCACACCGGTACTACGTGTTGCTACCTCGATTGTTGCCTTCGCGCTCGAACGCGACCTTCGCTATGTACTGATCACCCTGGTCGTCCTTCTGATCTTGCTCTACAGCCTCTTCTTTGGCGACCGGGGCACCAGTAGCGCCCATCTCAGTAGCCTGGCCCATTTCCACTTTTCCGCCCTCGTTTTCGCCTTGATTTTCTGCGGCTCAGTCGTTGCCGGCCTCCTCGGTTCCCTGATCGGCCTGGGAGGCGGCGTTTTGATCGTGCCCTTGCTGACGCTGGCTTTCGGATTGCCCATCAGCTTCGCCATCGGAGCCAGCATCATCTCGGTGATTGCCACCTCCAGCGGCGCGGCTGCAGCTTACGTGCGCGACCGCATTACCAATATGCGTGTGGGCATGTTTTTGGAGCTGGCCACCACCACGGGAGCCATCAGCGGCGCTTTTCTGGCCGGACTGCTCGCCCCGGGCGTCCTGGGGGTCATCTTCGGCATCATCCTGTTGCTATCGGCTCTGCCCACGCTCTTCAAAATGGGCGAAGAGCTTCCCTCGGGCGTGCAGAATGATTGGCTGGCCACCCACCTGAATCTGGCAAGCAGCTACCCTGATGAGCATCTCGGGCGTGAGGTTAGCTATCAGGTGACACATACCCCCTTGGGGCTGATTCTCATGTATGTGGCTGGAGTCATCTCGGGCCTGCTGGGCATCGGTAGCGGCGCCTTTAAGGTGCTGGCTATGGATGTTGTGATGCGCCTGCCCCTGAAGGTCTCGACAACCACGAGCAACTTTATGATCGGCGTGACGGCAGCGGCAAGCGCCGGCATCTATTTTGCCCGCGGCGATATTCCTCCTCTGGTGGCCGCGCCCGTAGCCTTGGGCATTCTCCTCGGGGCCTTGATTGGCTCTCGCTTGCTCTCGCGCCTCAGCAATCGCGTTATCCGTTTGGTCTTTTTGCCAGTGATTGTGGCAACCGCGGTGGAGATGATTCTCCACGGTCTGGGGATCGGAGGTATCTAGTCGTAGCCGCCCAGGTCACGATCACTCTGAGTCCACGCGGGCAATCATCCAATCAAGGGCACAGCCCTGCTGATCTCATGCCTGCGCTGGTCTGTGCCCTTGATTTTCCACCAGGTTCTATGGCATGATTGCTGCTGATGATTGCAACCAGGTTTCTGTTCGAGCGGAGCACAGTGCAGTATATGGTTGCCAGAGCCGGCTTTCACCCACAGATTCGCCCTCCCTGCTCTCTCGGCGCTTGCTCGACTAAGCGGCGGTCTGTTTGACCGACTGGCTAGCTCAGCGAGTTTCCACTACTGGTAGTGCTGCAAGCCATGCATGTGTATGGCCTTGCAGTCTCTCTCTCTGCTGTCTCTAAGCAAGCGATGAGGATGAAGGAAAGGGTACTGTGCACGTTTCTCCCTCACCAACGACACGCCAGGACCGCAGCAGACGGAGTCTGGCAGGCTTAGCCCCACTTGGGGCCTCTTGCCTCTGGGGAGGCATGTACGTAGTGAGTCGCGCCAGCTTTGGCGCTATTCCTCCGGTGACGCTAGGATTGCTGCGCCTTCTGTTGGGAGGCGCCGCCCTCTGGCTGGCACTGCGCCTGGGCGGCCATCGGGAACCTCTACCGCGTCAGGAACGCTGGCGCCTGCCTTTGCTCGGCCTGTGCATCGCCGCCACTATCACCACGCAGTTTGTCGGGACCGAGCTGGCCAGCGCCCATGATGGAGCGCTGTTGACCACGATCACGCCTCTTTTCATTGTACCGCTGGCCTGGCTCTTGCTCGGCGAGCGCCCGCAATGGCGCGTCGTTGCTGGTACCACGCTGGCTCTGGTTGGTGTGGTAATCATCGTTGGCAGCGAGCAGGGAAGCAACCCAAGCGCGCAGGCCCGCTCGTTGCTCATCGGTGATGGGCTGCTGATTATCTCGGCCTTCTTTTGGGCCTTGTTTACTGTTCTCGGGACGCCACTTGTCCGCAAACACTCGGCTTTGGTGGTCACAACCTACGGGACGCTTTGGAGCCTGGTCTTTTTCGCTCCTCTGGCCCTGTGGGAGTTGAGTCAGCACCCTGTGCTTTCTTTCTCGCCTGGCGCTCTGGCCAGTGTGCTCTACCTGGGATTGGGAGCAACAGCCCTCGCCTGGTTTCTCTGGTACCGCGGTGTGGAACGGCTGCCCGCGGGAGTGGCGGCTATTTTTTTCTTCGCCCAGCCGCTGGTCGGCGGTTTGCTGAGCGCACTTTTGCTACAGGAAGTCCTGGGGCCTGGCTTCTGGCTTGGTGGCCTGGTGCTGGCGTTGGGGATCATGCTGGCTTCGCTCTGAGCCAGAACGGCCTGACAGCTGCTTCCAGCAAGGAGCCAGACCATCCCCTCTCTAACAAGCTGCTCGCTCCCTCGACAGACGGTCGTTCCACAATCCCAACTGCTTGCACGAGAGGGGGAGCGCCTGCCCAGGCTATGGGCCTCGACAGGCGCTCCCCTTGGCCTCTCTTGCTCTGCTGTGCTGCCGCCAGTTTTAGGAATACATCGCCATATATAGAAATAGAGAGCTGGCAGAACTAATTGACTTGACCTCCCTGCCGTGCGTTGAGCAAGGTGGTGATTTGAGCCAATGCCTCCATAATACGCGCCTCTAAGGCCACCACCTCTCCTCTGATGCGTCCCTCTAAGGCCGCCATATCTTCTTTGATGCGTCCCTCTAAGGCCGCCATATCTTCTTTGATGCGTCCCTCTAAGGCCGCCATATCTTCTTTGGTGACCATCTTCTCTTCGATCGAGGCGACACGTTCCTCCAACGCCTCCAGCCGCCTCTCAACCTTCTCCATGCGCTCTTCCAGACGCTCCACACGCCCTTCCAACGCCTCCAGCCGCCTCTCAACCTTCTCCACACGCTCTTCCAGACGTTCCACACGCCCTTCCAAACGTTCTATGCGCCCTTCGAGACCGGCCATGCGGTTCTCCAGGCTAGCAGTGCGCATCTCTAGCAGAGCCGTTCGCTCCTGCACAGCACGCACCTCATCACGGGTTGCCACCACCAGCGCCTCCAGGCGCTGAAACCGGGCCTCGCTCTGGCGCTCGCTGTGTAGCTGATACTCAGCCAGCTGTCGAAAACTCACCTGCATATCGGCAGCCAGCCCTCTAACATCCGCACTAAGCACAGCAATGGCATGCTCCTGGGCACGGACGCGATCGGCCAGCCAGAACCGCTCTAGCGACATCCTCCGTCTAGCTCCCTTCTCTCAAAATAGATGGCCTGGTCACTCGGTTGATCCTGGTCAATACCACCAGAACCATGAGAAGAGGATAACAGATCCAGGCACCAAAAGCAAGTTCTCCAAA is a window encoding:
- a CDS encoding U32 family peptidase — its product is MQETRAFLRRLGLPTGDAHDLPTSSKRFPDGAQYRVEIPSVEGPAALEAVRQAALEYGVRIHRISQGSGIMLLRSDEIRAMAHLGHEMGIEVSLFVGPRAGWDTGAQFVSRSGRNLGARQRGMDQLLYALEDIRRAARLGIRSVLVADEGLLWVAGEMKKAGELPPDFVFKLSVQIGTANPAAARVMEQLGGTTLNTPTDLSLAQLAAIRQATDMPLDVYVEAPDDFGGFVRHYEIAELVRVAAPVYLKFGLRNAPDVYPSGSHLEATVVALSRERVRRASIGLELLQRYYPEATTSELRAPGLGVPEPPAAD
- a CDS encoding carboxylesterase/lipase family protein, whose translation is MADLIVETSAGKVRGTTIHDIATFKGIPYGGPTGGRNRFRPPTKPEPWAGVRDALKYGPACPQPPEGMKRLRAIIGEGGREEESEDCLFLNVWTPAVADGRKRPVLFWCHGGGFSMGSGSAAFYRGTNLARRGDVVVVTVNHRLGPFGYLHLADLLGDDYAESGNVGMLDLVAALEWVRDNIEAFGGDPQNVTIFGESGGGAKVCVLMAMPSAAGLFHRAIVQSGPAQRIATRGKATERAERLLQALGISPANREQLHEIPTQRIIEVNDAVNPNALGPWGPVVDGQILPQHPFDPQAPAISAQVPLIIGTNKDEATLFLLGDAQLGALDEDGLRQRVQLLLRDKEAAERLLAAYAGAYPDWRPAERYVALLSDAMMRINSIRLAERKAAQGAAPVYMYLFTWETPILDGKLKSCHALEIPFVFDNLEPARRFLGAAEGLQPELQELAARMSGAWLAFARDGLPAAPGLPDWPAYTPEQRATMIFDLTCRLVNDPGGELRRAWEGLPLRGLSE
- a CDS encoding MBL fold metallo-hydrolase, yielding MEIVPGIHRQEAYIGKKLMAHHLIVGERSLLVDAGTPELAREVLIPWLAEQLGDPARLDMILVTHGDVDHFGGLETLRAACPRALTLVPALDRRWIEDTEAIFRERYDAYHADHGLTYAPEMTQMLRSWQGKPIPTALGLTGGEDIRCGPELVLQVLHVPGHTPGHLMLWEPRRRVAIIGDALNGATQIDRDGAPTAPPPYTDRDIYLTSIQTIASLQPALLLTGHFPIMRDQEVTTFLQASRDFVLRTDAVLARLLAEATEPLTLARLIELTDPVLGPFGFPPDLEYALEAHMRWLERYGRVRRLQHEGVVAWEAVRD
- a CDS encoding SDR family NAD(P)-dependent oxidoreductase, which gives rise to MGVLSGRLALVTGAGMGIGQGIAVELARQGASVGIHYAHSEEGARETLARIEALGGKAVAVKGNLAHVADCRRVVDEAAEALGGLDILVNNAGVTRADDFLKISEETYNEVFDLNMRGYFFCAQQAVQYMLKRGGGSIVNITSIHGYAGFPRHSAYAATKGAIIAFTRELAIELAPQRIRVNAVGPGIIEVPRYFAIPGYTRELGNTLVPWGRVGHPEDIGPAVAFLVSDAAEFITGQVLYVDGGTTARMGLWWDQGDTPQ
- a CDS encoding sulfite exporter TauE/SafE family protein, yielding MIFCGSVVAGLLGSLIGLGGGVLIVPLLTLAFGLPISFAIGASIISVIATSSGAAAAYVRDRITNMRVGMFLELATTTGAISGAFLAGLLAPGVLGVIFGIILLLSALPTLFKMGEELPSGVQNDWLATHLNLASSYPDEHLGREVSYQVTHTPLGLILMYVAGVISGLLGIGSGAFKVLAMDVVMRLPLKVSTTTSNFMIGVTAAASAGIYFARGDIPPLVAAPVALGILLGALIGSRLLSRLSNRVIRLVFLPVIVATAVEMILHGLGIGGI
- a CDS encoding DMT family transporter, with product MHVSPSPTTRQDRSRRSLAGLAPLGASCLWGGMYVVSRASFGAIPPVTLGLLRLLLGGAALWLALRLGGHREPLPRQERWRLPLLGLCIAATITTQFVGTELASAHDGALLTTITPLFIVPLAWLLLGERPQWRVVAGTTLALVGVVIIVGSEQGSNPSAQARSLLIGDGLLIISAFFWALFTVLGTPLVRKHSALVVTTYGTLWSLVFFAPLALWELSQHPVLSFSPGALASVLYLGLGATALAWFLWYRGVERLPAGVAAIFFFAQPLVGGLLSALLLQEVLGPGFWLGGLVLALGIMLASL